The following proteins are co-located in the Microcystis wesenbergii NRERC-220 genome:
- a CDS encoding DUF4347 domain-containing protein, producing MTSTLLPSLPAVDDVFFNFAQSDGLSQVNQVNSARNQGLTAPELNTVVFLDAGVSDYQSLQAGVIPEVATVILSANQDGIEQISAFLPLLKPQICRSCRHLGFFSQIYPSLPA from the coding sequence ATGACTTCTACCCTGTTGCCGAGCCTTCCTGCTGTTGACGATGTTTTCTTCAATTTTGCTCAATCTGATGGCTTGAGTCAAGTTAATCAGGTGAATAGTGCGAGAAATCAGGGTTTAACCGCACCCGAATTAAATACTGTAGTTTTCCTCGATGCTGGTGTTAGCGATTATCAAAGTCTCCAAGCTGGGGTAATTCCAGAAGTCGCCACGGTTATTCTCTCTGCCAATCAAGACGGAATCGAACAAATATCCGCTTTTTTACCACTGTTGAAACCTCAGATTTGTCGGAGTTGCAGACATCTGGGGTTTTTCAGCCAGATATACCCTTCTTTGCCGGCTTAA
- a CDS encoding ELWxxDGT repeat protein: MSIPFLVKDINPGAFNSYPKYLTALGNTLYFQAFDGVNGFELWKSDGTAAGTVLVKDIAPGFSWSSPRNLTAVGSTLFFTASDGVNGNELWKSDGTAAGTVLVKDIFPGLSGPSPSSLTAVGNTLFFTANDGVNGNELWKSDGTAAGTVLVKDINPGSAPTPPPQSLTVVGNTLFFNAYDGVNGFELWKSDGTAAGTVLVKDIRPGSSWSYLRYLTAVGNTLFFAANDGVNGLELWKSDGTAAGTVLVKDINPGSSGSYPRNLTVMGNTLFFTADDGVNGNELWKSDGTAAGTVLVKDINPGSSGSYPRNLTVMGNTLFFAADDGVNGNELWKSDGTAAGTVLVKDKDINPGSSTSNPSNLTVMGNTLFFAADDGVNGNELWKSDGTAAGTVLVSDIRPGSKDSIPGNLKVVGSTLYFTADDGVNGRELWAVSTPTLAIAATNANQTEGNRGSKAFTFTVTRSVNTTGTNNVNWAVTGSGSNPANATDFVGGILPSGTESFTTGQTSKVITVNVQGDTTVEPNENFTVTLSNPTNGATITTATATGTINNDDFIGTSGPDTLAGTSGADALTGLDGNDTYTVNDAGDLVIEALNQGTDTVQASISYTLPDNVENLLLTGTGNFNGTGNGLNNQITGNSGNNSLNGAAGIDTLTGGVGTDIFIFQFSQSTSTALDRVTDFAIGTDKIDLLSQAGAAINAPVAFTRATDSTTTNINTIVTNVFTDANGATAGNQALGINSAVLVRDNSSSTYLIINDGTAGFQSANDLVINLTGLTGTLPALGTIAVNSFFV; this comes from the coding sequence ATGTCAATTCCTTTTTTAGTTAAAGATATCAACCCCGGTGCCTTTAACTCCTACCCCAAATATCTGACGGCGCTGGGCAATACCCTGTACTTCCAAGCCTTTGACGGCGTGAACGGCTTTGAATTGTGGAAAAGCGACGGCACGGCCGCCGGTACGGTTCTGGTCAAAGATATCGCCCCCGGTTTCTCTTGGTCTTCCCCCCGCAATTTAACGGCAGTGGGCAGTACCCTGTTCTTCACTGCCAGTGACGGCGTGAACGGTAATGAATTATGGAAGAGCGACGGCACGGCGGCTGGTACGGTTCTGGTCAAAGATATTTTTCCCGGTTTATCTGGTCCCTCCCCCAGCAGTCTGACCGCAGTGGGCAATACCCTCTTTTTCACTGCCAATGACGGGGTTAACGGTAATGAATTATGGAAGAGCGACGGCACGGCAGCTGGTACGGTTCTGGTCAAGGATATCAACCCCGGTTCCGCTCCTACCCCCCCCCCCCAATCTCTGACGGTAGTGGGCAACACCCTGTTCTTCAATGCCTATGACGGCGTGAACGGCTTTGAATTGTGGAAAAGCGACGGCACGGCCGCCGGTACGGTTCTGGTCAAAGATATCCGCCCCGGTTCCTCTTGGTCCTACCTCCGCTATCTGACGGCAGTGGGCAACACCCTGTTCTTCGCTGCCAATGACGGCGTGAACGGTCTTGAATTATGGAAAAGCGACGGCACGGCGGCCGGTACGGTTCTGGTCAAGGATATCAACCCCGGTTCCTCTGGCTCCTACCCCCGCAATCTAACGGTGATGGGCAACACCCTCTTTTTCACTGCCGATGACGGGGTTAACGGTAATGAATTGTGGAAGAGCGACGGCACGGCCGCCGGTACGGTTCTGGTCAAGGATATCAACCCCGGTTCCTCTGGCTCCTACCCCCGCAATCTAACGGTGATGGGCAATACCCTCTTTTTCGCTGCCGATGACGGGGTTAACGGTAATGAATTGTGGAAGAGCGACGGCACGGCCGCCGGTACGGTTCTGGTCAAGGATAAGGATATCAACCCCGGTTCCTCTACGTCCAACCCCAGCAATCTAACGGTGATGGGCAATACCCTCTTTTTCGCTGCCGATGACGGGGTTAACGGTAATGAATTGTGGAAGAGCGACGGCACGGCGGCCGGTACGGTTCTGGTGTCCGACATCCGCCCCGGTTCCAAAGACTCCATCCCCGGCAATCTAAAGGTAGTGGGCAGCACCCTGTACTTCACTGCCGATGACGGCGTGAACGGTCGGGAATTGTGGGCCGTGAGTACCCCCACCCTCGCCATTGCCGCCACCAATGCCAATCAAACCGAAGGGAATAGAGGCAGTAAAGCTTTCACTTTCACCGTCACTCGTTCGGTTAATACCACGGGAACCAATAACGTCAACTGGGCAGTTACCGGCAGCGGCAGCAATCCTGCCAATGCCACTGATTTTGTTGGGGGAATCTTACCGTCAGGAACCGAGAGTTTTACGACGGGGCAAACCTCAAAAGTAATTACTGTTAACGTTCAGGGGGATACAACGGTAGAACCGAACGAAAACTTTACCGTCACCCTCTCCAATCCCACCAACGGTGCTACCATTACCACCGCTACTGCTACGGGAACCATCAATAATGATGACTTTATCGGTACTTCTGGTCCGGACACCCTTGCGGGAACCTCTGGAGCAGATGCCCTGACTGGATTAGATGGTAACGATACTTATACGGTAAATGATGCCGGGGATTTGGTCATTGAAGCTCTCAACCAGGGAACCGATACCGTGCAAGCTTCCATTTCCTATACCCTTCCTGACAACGTGGAAAATCTCCTTCTCACTGGTACTGGTAATTTTAATGGCACGGGTAATGGCTTAAATAACCAGATTACAGGGAATAGTGGCAATAATAGCCTCAATGGTGCTGCTGGAATCGATACTTTAACCGGTGGGGTGGGGACAGACATCTTCATCTTCCAATTTAGTCAGTCCACCTCGACAGCCCTAGACCGAGTTACGGATTTTGCCATTGGTACTGATAAAATTGACCTGCTTAGTCAAGCTGGTGCGGCCATTAATGCCCCGGTCGCTTTTACCCGGGCAACAGATAGCACCACGACCAATATTAACACCATTGTTACTAACGTCTTTACCGATGCTAATGGGGCAACAGCCGGAAATCAAGCTCTCGGAATTAACAGTGCTGTTTTAGTGCGGGACAATAGTTCTTCTACTTACCTGATTATCAACGACGGTACGGCGGGTTTCCAAAGTGCTAATGATTTGGTGATTAATCTGACTGGGTTAACGGGTACTTTACCGGCGCTCGGCACTATTGCGGTCAATAGTTTCTTTGTCTAA